GCATCAAGAAACGTATTTAAAGTTACATAGAAATTTGTAAACATCTATATTTGTGAAacaaacacaacaacaaaaattctCAGCTTTTAGTTTGAGAAGCAGAGTAAAGATTATCTCTCTCAACAATTAGTAAATTCTAAAGATGCAAATATATTAGTACTTTGCacatatgatttgataataTGATAATGTAGTTGATAAAAACGTAGTTAGGGGAGATCACTGGTTTTGTATTTAACTTTCTCTAATCTTCGAAGTGTTAGCTTATTTATCGACCTGTTTCCATATTTGACATGTACTTGGATCACATTAAAAAGGATTTGGATCAACAACTATACAAATTACAAAGCATATTACAATTTTCAGGcaagaaaacacaaatatattatCAGAACATAGTTTCCAGATCAATTACGCTAAGTATGTAcacaattatgaaaaataaaggCTCCTTATATTCACTAAAATTTATGTGTTTGAAATCACCATCGACGAGACCAACCGTCGTCGAAGTTCAGATGATAGCTCCGGAGATCATAGCTATACTgaatattgttattattatcaCTCTTCCGCCACAATCTCCAACGCGATTTCAACCTCAAAACAAACTGCTTCACGAGAACGCGAGGAGGTTTCCCACAACATGAGAACGCATACGCCACTATCGTAGTTTTTTCCTCTGTGTTTCCTAGCGTTACTGAAGCCGTGGTTGAGCTTCCTATCCGCTTTCCCCATGTCCGAAACTGAAGTCTCTTCAAACTCTGTTTGTCCATTAGCTTCACAGTTACTTTACTCTGTGTGTTTGATTTGTGAGAGTGAGAAAAGGTTagatgtgaagaagaagaagcaaagaaTGAGAAATATTTAAAGAGACAAGTCTGATAGAAAGAAATGTTGTGGGGTCTGCAATGTGTGGATGTAAAATTCGTGTACTAAACGTGTATGGTCAAAGAATAGTCCAAACTCCAAAGTGCATCATTCACCACCATGTATCCACTTTTTTGTCGACTATCAACATGAAAAAgttaatattgtaaaaataatTCGATATGACTCCATTGCCACTTTAATAGTTTTAGTGGATAAACGAAATCATCTATAGGCAAAACATCGTCGAGCCttataacaaagaaaaaaaaaacaataatttaaacaaGAGAAATTGCATCTAGTAGCAcaacaaaattataattaatttactgTCCATTTTCCCTCATTTTCACTCATATATGTTGTATAATGTGTAATAATGCAGTTTTACCTTTTTAATCAACCGGAACaacctgcaaaacaaaattaaatatatattagatattatTTATTAGAATAGGTGGATGTGACTATTTGTCTGTCACAAACCTTTTAATGTATTAAATTTGTAACATGTAATAACAGAGGAAGCGtaacaatttctttttttttttttttttttttttgataatccaggggttCCCCACTTACGTGGATCATTCCCCTGGGCCCGGTTaggcagcggtccacttcacccgGGAGGGCTTTACCTGGGCTGGGGACAAGGCCCAACACCCAGTACCGCATTTGATGACAGAATGGGTAGTTCGCCTCCGCTTGGCGTCGAACCCGTGAGCATGACAATTGGCCCACAAGGTCCTTACCAAGTGAGCTACCACATCCcgtcaattttctttttttttcttatgtgatTACAAAGCGTTCAAGTACATCTCCGCGACGGATTTTGGATGAGCATGCCAATTGTGAGGAATTTGTCGAAGAAGAGAGTCAAAGAATTTGCCGACTCTGAAAACTAAAGTTGCGACGATGGCATTGCGGCTCCGTGCATCCATTTTCTATTGCATGTGAGATTAGATACCGCGAAGACGAAAACAAAGTTGAGGAAAAATACTTGAATACATGATTGTAGAATTGCGGGTAGCGAAAAAGAAGGAGATAAACAAAAGATGTATTCttatactattttatgaaaTGAAATAGACTGTCTTCCTTTCAAATTCGACAGTTCTCTTCTTTGCgatgtttattaatatataatgtactATTTATGATGTTATATTTCATTTGatacttgaaaaaaaaattaatcttgtTCGCAACTatagtttacaaattttatGTGTTGGTTGTTATTCCATGTTacattgatatgagttttgtaTCGGTAtgtatatgatttatatttcagtGTGTATATGATATTTAAAGGAAAATAATATAGTTAAACGTAAATGGAATAGAATGTATTATGCCATCAAATAACATAGAATACAATATGATGTCAAATGAAATAATATTCATAAGTTATATCTGGGTTTATAATTTACTGATTAATGTTTAGATTTGCTGATTAGGGGTTTGGGTGTAGTATTTAGTGGTTGTGCGAGGATTTACTATGTAAGGGTTAGAGGTTAGTTTGAGGTCCTATACTATTTCAACAGTTATAGGTTATATCTGGGTTTATAGTTTACTGATCAAGGTTTAGATTTACTAGTTAGTGGTTTGGGTGTAGTATTTAGTGGTCGTGGAAGGGTTTACTATGTAGGGGTTAGAAGCTAGGTTGAAGTCCTATACTATTTTAACGATATGAAATAGAACACGCGCAACCTTTCAAACAAAGAAAATGTGCAATCCTAGTTGTTTCTGGACAATTTAGTAATTAGAAATTTGTCTTGGGTTGTAGAATTTAGGCGGATGTataagttttaatatttatggtCTAAAATATAGCtgatacatttaaaaaatataggaaaaacatttataaattatattcgAGTTTATATTTTACTGATTAGGGTTTAGCTTTAATAATTAAGGGTTGGGTATACTATTCAACTGATGTGTGAGGGTCTAATCTATAGGGGTTAGATGTTAGGTTGGTGTCCTATACTACTTCGTCAAAATGGAATAACACACATGTAAACTTCCAAacccaaaaatataaactatatgcAGTCATTATATTCCCTCAGATGTAAACAGTTTGCTGTAAATATTAGTCATACCTCACTTTATCTACGTCATCTATACATCTCTCCTCCACCTGCTACTTATACGAGAGAAAGTTCAAACCGGATCAATGAAAACATAATTGTTACTTTtctaattatgtcaaaatcaatgtcGTGCACTTAATTTCTTTTGCAAACTTAGCCATTTCACAAATTGTTCCAAAGAACCAACAAAGTGATGTGAATCATTAGCTATATAAAATGGGCCAAATCTCTCAAAATAACACATCTTGAATTcttgtcacaaaaataatattGGAAAAGAAAATCCTCAAAATAGCATGtattaatcaataaaaacactaaattaCCTTAATCATAAATCCTAACCTCACCatctaaatattaaaccctaaactttaatcactaaaccataaaataaaatatacaaatttatttacattttactCTTTTATGAATAACATTTTTGGTGCTATTTAAAAGTATTTATCATAGAAAAAAGAACATGGACATATAtcaatagcaaaa
The nucleotide sequence above comes from Brassica napus cultivar Da-Ae chromosome A9, Da-Ae, whole genome shotgun sequence. Encoded proteins:
- the LOC106417614 gene encoding uncharacterized protein LOC106417614; the encoded protein is MDKQSLKRLQFRTWGKRIGSSTTASVTLGNTEEKTTIVAYAFSCCGKPPRVLVKQFVLRLKSRWRLWRKSDNNNNIQYSYDLRSYHLNFDDGWSRRW